The DNA region ATATCGACCATTGTTCTCATGCTTACTAGTAACATTACTTTGCCGGTTCCTGGTGAACCAGGGCTTTTCTTTCAGAGTAGATCCACAAACGACCCGCTTGATTCAGACCAATCTATGAAAAGCAAGTCTGTTCCTTGGTCAGTTGCCGAAGTCTCGTTCACCGATTTATATCCTCGGTGAAGTGAAAttgttgtgaacagccgtcgtttaggttagaagaagaatagagaagaaaacgtattgagacaaatacccgtttaggatttcttattaatgatgtgataataatttacaaaaccttagacccatatttatacagcctcaaaaaaaaaacccgatttccttttctcaatagaaatagtaactttcctaaaccgaaaaggcataTCGTACCGCGGGGGCCTGCAGCCCCCGCACCCCCAGATGTCAACCTTGATAACGAGTGTCGCCCGCATTCGGTCGGACTACGTCCGACCCacgagtgctgggcattttactggtacaatagagatttaagacacacagatgcaacaaaaATGCTTACCTTCATGCTTGATTCCTGAATAAACTGGTGGTAATGAACATAAGTGTAAAACTTGTTTCGTCATAGAATGTTTCTATGTAACTGTAACGACTATATATTTCTCTATGCATATAAGACATGATCGTCTACAAGTCAAGTCACTTTTCTCTATATCATCTGGTTCGAGTTTTATTATCatcattttctctgttttcacAAAAATTCGATTATACTAAACCCTTTAAATATTTCATCAGATTGGTCTCTTACATTCTCGAGAAGTCCCAAACAGGCCCATAGTTTACACATCTCTTCTTGAAGCACATAATTATTAATTCTACAAGTGTCTTAAAATCTATATGCAGCAGTAAAAAGGTCAGCATTTGTTGAATCAGACAGTCATATATAAATGATACGGTATGCCTTTTATaggattaagaaaatatttttttctagaataAAAGGTCAGCATTTGTTGAATCAGACAGTCATGATTCGGATGACCCTACTAGCTTGCATATCACGCTACCACCATACAAGCCAATCTACAAAGGGCAACAAGAAAATAAGCAAATATACATacctttataattttttttttttaactctttaaTATAAATAACGACGGTTGAAACAGAGTCACCACAAGAACATAATAAAAACAGAGCCTCCCAAACGAAAAACAGAGCTGAAATAAAAATAGGAGCAGTGCCTGAAACACCATCGCCCCCACCAAACCGGTCCCTCATAAAAGCGAGAGCACCAAAAGAAACCATTCACAGCAGAGGAGCCTACGACCTCCCAGACCTCGTGCCTTCCTCCACAAGTAACCTTCTCAACCACGTAGGACTACCTTGTGCGACATACctttataattttaacttaATAATTTTGGTTCaatattacaaattatgaaatgaGCATAAAGCTGGGACCAAACATCTacacataataatatatattacagACAATGCGCTTAATAGAAAGAGAAACATAATCAACAATATAGGCTTATAATCACATATACCTTGGACCTGGGACATATGTATAAGTTGGATAATATAACTTGGATAATCGTTGGATCTTCAACGAGGTTCCAAATTAGTGATCGATGCATCATCAACCGACCAAAGAAAAGAACTGTCTGCAttgtttccatttttgtaaACAAATCCAGGTTCTCCAGGGACAGGTAGAGTGATTGTGCTACTGGTGAGCATCAAGATAACTGTGCTCATTCCGGGGCGGTTGGCATGATCTTTCTGAACACATAACAGTGCGATATGAATGCATCTTATAACTTCGTTACGCTGATAGCTCTGCATAATATCTGGATCGATAATTTCTAATGGTGACCCCTTTCTCCAAAGCTCCCAGGCCTAAAATAATAATCAGTCAGTGAATGAATACTCAGTTTTGGAAAGTTCACAATTCTGAAATTTGGTTAGCTAATACTTACATATGCGATCAAGCTGCTAACATTACCATCCGACTGACAAAAGCTACTATTCTTCCGACCACTTACAATTTCAAGAACAATGACTCCAAAGCTATAAACATCTGATTTCACCGAGAAGTGGCCATGCATCGCATACTCAGGAGCCATGTACCCACTGGAACAGTAGAAACAAAATAGAGAGTGAACTTAAGACTACAGACAAAAAAAAGTGATGAATCAGAAGGAGCAATCAAATGAAACCGTATTTACTAGGTTCCAACGATCCTGCTCGTATCAGATTGGGTTTGGTCCATCCCCATAATCCTTGCCATTCCAAAATCTGCGACCTTTGTGTTCATATCGGCATCTAAGAGAATGTTACTTGCTTTGAGGTCACGGTGTATGACTGTGAGCCGTGAGTCTTGATGAAGATAAAGAACTCCTCGAGCGATACCCTCGACGATCATGTACCGTGTTTTCCAATCCACTTGGCCATGTTTTGAAGGATCTGCACGTACCACACATATTCAATTTCTGCAAACTATAGCTTTACATAGATGCATACTAAACTTGACTCACCAAAAAGGAAGAAATCAAGGCTTTTGTTAGGCACAAACTCATAGACAAGTATCTTTTCTGCCCCGTCCACACAAAATCCGAGAAGCCTAACTAGATTTCTATGCTGAAGCTTTGCCACCAGAACAGCCTCATTCTTGAACTCTCTTGCACCTTGTCCTGATGCTTTTGACAGCCTCTTAATCGCAACTTCTGTCCCATTAAGAAcagcctatatatatatatatatatagttaaaatgaCAACATCATCAGAAGATGTAAATCCCTTGTGAAAAACTTTCTAAGAAAATCACAAAACGGGCTGGTCAGGTCAACAATATGTACCTTGTAAACTTCTCCAAAACCACCTTTACCAATTACATTTCTCTCCGAAAACTGATCTGTTGCAGCCTCAATTGTTTTGAACTCAAATTGCTGTGGATTTGTTGAGGTGATATCAATACTAgatcctacaaaaaaaaaaggacaagCAGACTTATAGTGGggagtttattaaaaaaagtatGTCTGGTCCAGTACAATCAAGTTTTATTTTGGCttacaaacaaaacataatgTTTGCGGTGCCATTAAATGTGGGATACCATATTTCAGGAAGGTGCACACTATGGGAAATGATACACTCAGGTTTTAACTCTACATAAATTACCCGCAAGTGCGCATCAGTACTTGCTCGAAGTTAAAAGCAAATACATCGAGAAATAAATCAAATCAGACTCCCATAGGATAAAGGAAAAGATGGATAAAACACCAAACAACTCACCTTGTCCATTAAAAGCTTTTAACTTCATCCTCCTGCAAACAAAAAATGCTAGAGCAAGTAGTACCAAGAAGATAACTACGGTTGGAACAATAATTGCCACGATAATTCCGACTGAGATTGACTCGCCACCTgacaaaaagaaacataaatcaaATGTTTGAATAATGTTTCAAGCCTTTCTTAAATCATGGGACAACATAAGAAAACTTACCTCTCTTGGTTGTATTAGTCCTCTGGCCTACCGAAGGTGAGAGAGATGTTGGTGGTGGTGCCGAAGTAAGGTTAAAAGCTTCAAAGAAGGGATAAATCTCCGACCTGAAAGCGCAGCTGGGACGATAAACGATGCCACCTTGCTTCCCATGGCAACATGATACATAGTCACTGACACATTGTCTTAAACAGATGTTGCATTGTCCCAAAGATATGAGCGGGTTGCATTGCATTAATGCGTAGATATTCTGAAAAGTTGTCCAAGGTACTGCTTCAGCTGCGTAGTACTTAACTTTAGATGACGATGAAGTAGCTCTAGCTATCAAACGACTTGTTAAGTTCTTCCACAAACTATCAAACTTGGGAAAATCGTATCTGATGTCTGCACTATTGTGCACTTCATAACTTGGTTTTAGCTCGAGCAAACCAAAAAAACGAACGGTTAGAGTAGCGTATCAAACAAAGGATTCCTCTGGACTCCCAGACAAGCCCTTCTGTTTGGTTAAGACATACTTCTGTCAACCTAATATAACCACGTTCGAGACATGTTGAGCAGACCTTTGTTTCAACACCTGGGAAGCACAACCCAACAGCATACACCTTATCGGATCCTTGTCCAAGCGAAGCATTGTAGAAACCACCTCGAGCTGAGGCATTAGAAGcgagagaagagatgagagtGTGACGGTTTGTATCATACTTGTCATGTGGTATAAAATTCCCAGTTTCCCCACACCTTTGTGGAGACACAACAGGAAAGGTTACAAGGAAAAACCAAAAGACTGGCAAGAGATTCTTTAGTTTCATTTTCAAGATCATCACACAGATGTTGTTTGGGTTAATTAGGACACCAAAACAAGTGCAagtgtgtgtgtatataaatgcatataccgTTTCATGGGATACTTGTGCAATGATTGTTGCAATTATATGAATGAACTATGTGGCACACAGAAGGACACGTTACAGAAATCAGCTGAGCAAACACTATCAAAGAACAAGACGAGACAAAATGTAGATTCATTAGCTGCTTCACAATTTCTatctctaatatattttgtaataaactCTTCATTGTTTTTTTGCT from Raphanus sativus cultivar WK10039 chromosome 8, ASM80110v3, whole genome shotgun sequence includes:
- the LOC108820479 gene encoding LOW QUALITY PROTEIN: cysteine-rich receptor-like protein kinase 14 (The sequence of the model RefSeq protein was modified relative to this genomic sequence to represent the inferred CDS: deleted 1 base in 1 codon), whose protein sequence is MILKMKLKNLLPVFWFFLVTFPVVSPQRCGETGNFIPHDKYDTNRHTLISSLASNASARGGFYNASLGQGSDKVYAVGLCFPGVETKVCSTCLERGYIRLTEVCLNQTEGLVWESRGILCLIRYSNRSFFGLLELKPSYEVHNSADIRYDFPKFDSLWKNLTSRLIARATSSSSKVKYYAAEAVPWTTFQNIYALMQCNPLISLGQCNICLRQCVSDYVSCCHGKQGGIVYRPSCAFRSEIYPFFEAFNLTSAPPPTSLSPSVGQRTNTTKRGGESISVGIIVAIIVPTVVIFLVLLALAFFVCRRMKLKAFNGQGSSIDITSTNPQQFEFKTIEAATDQFSERNVIGKGGFGEVYKAVLNGTEVAIKRLSKASGQGAREFKNEAVLVAKLQHRNLVRLLGFCVDGAEKILVYEFVPNKSLDFFLFDPSKHGQVDWKTRYMIVEGIARGVLYLHQDSRLTVIHRDLKASNILLDADMNTKVADFGMARIMGMDQTQSDTSRIVGTYGYMAPEYAMHGHFSVKSDVYSFGVIVLEIVSGRKNSSFCQSDGNVSSLIAYAWELWRKGSPLEIIDPDIMQSYQRNEVIRCIHIALLCVQKDHANRPGMSTVILMLTSSTITLPVPGEPGFVYKNGNNADSSFLWSVDDASITNLEPR